Sequence from the Salmo salar unplaced genomic scaffold, Ssal_v3.1, whole genome shotgun sequence genome:
CTCCGTGGCTGACCGGAAGGCCCTGCAACGGGTGGTGAAAACCACCCACCACATCACTGGTGCCCAGCTCTCTGCCATCGGAGACCTCCAGCGCATCAGGGACCCTTCAAGACATTGCTGCTCTCCCTGCATTTCAGTTGCATGCCTCCTTGCACTTTCAATTTGCCTTCATTGCACATTTAGACTTGCCATTTGCCTTCATTGCACATTTATACATCCCACTTAATAACGTACTTAGTTATTTTACTTTTTACTACATTTTCTGCACTCTTTTATTTGCACTTCTGGTCAGATACTAACTGCATTTCGTGTACTTGTACTTGTTCAATGACAATAAAGTTGAATCTAATCTAATGAGTGGTATACTTAAGCGAGCAGTGACCATTTTGCACCAGAAAGTTCACTACATATCAGTTATCTATTGCATTGTCACATCAGGTCCGTTTGGAGTGAATCCTAACTTCCATTCGAGTCAACCTTTCAATGTGAGACAAAGTGAACATTTGTGGAGGTCCGGATCTACCCCTTAGTGAGTGTTAATtgacccctctccctctttacctCAGCCCACCGACCAGCAGGGCATTCATGACACGGGTAGGGGTGCAGCTCTGCACCATGCGACCCAGGGCAAAGTTGGCGGCCTCCGGATGAAGTTGTTGGCCTCGCTGGCTTTGTGCAGCAGCACGCGTGCCGTCCCCTCCACCTCACTGTCCATGGCCCTCTGGAGGTGAACGTACATGTCACCCAGTGTGGCCATGGCAGCACAGGACACTGCAGAGCGCAGGTTCTTCACCTGAATCATAATAACACGCACAGGACCAGCTATTAATGTTGAGCAGTACAACCCACGAACATCAGAAACATGACACAATAATTTGGCTTGTTCTCCAAATGTAGCAGATATTAGATTACAGATTTGTGCAGATGAATGAATAGGGCAGTGAATGAATAGAGCTACCTCATTTATAATGGCAAGGCAGATATCATGGAGTTTAGGCATCAGTATGTCCATGTGGTTCTGAGCCATCACACGGAGAGAGGTCAAGCCCTCGATCTTCTTCTCCCTGCAAGTCAGTGAAAGAAACGTAAGCAATTTCCACAACATTTTCCAAAAACGTTATAAAGATGTTCATCAATTAGGACTCTGGTCTCTTAATTTCAGAAGTTTCTACGCTCTGTAGCTCAAATCTACATTTCCAAGGACACTACACTGTGCTTCCTTTAGCCTAGCTCCATTGGTCTTGTCTACAGTGAATGCTCACCAGTCATCAGAGGCAGAGTGGAGCAGCTTGAAGGTCTTAGTCAGGGCCTGCTCTGGGTTGGACAGGGGCTGCAATCTGGCCTGGTCCTGACTTTTCTTTATTTGGCCCTTTGGCTCACTGGCTGCCTTCTTGTCTATGGGTTGACAGCAGACATCTATCTCTCTgtgaactgtatgtatgtatttatgcaTTTACTCATTTCCATATCTGTTTGTAGCTTTTAACACTAGAACATCTTAGTTCATTATGATATCATTTTAAATTTAGCACACATTTTTTGGTGCTCACCCTGCTCAGAAGCAGGGTCTAATTCGCCTTGAGCAAAGGTTATCTCACTGTGCAACAGGCAAAGCAAGTGTGGAAAAATGTCTTAGCATTGGGCTAAAGCCATTTGTGTCCCTTCCCTTCCTACTATCAGTCTACCTAGCTTCATCTCCCTGTCTAATTTAAATTAGTGTGAGTACATGAGAGGGACTGACCTGAGCCGGTGTCAGCCTTTTGCAGGCTAAGGAACCTTGTAGGCTGAGGCAGTTTGCTCCTGGGCTTGGTAGGGGGGGGGAGCAGGCCTGGGTGGGCTGTCACGCGACTTTACCGGGGTCCCAACATCCAAGTAGTCACGGAGCTCCGCAGGGGTGTTCATATCCACTGAGCTCAGGCTTCCCAGAGAGCTGGTGGCTATTTCCCCCATGGACATGGCCGAGCCAAAACTTCTCCTGCCCATGGCCTTCACCTCATGTACCACCTTTGGCGTAGACCAGAAAAGAATGCTCCCATCATAGAAATGCATATAGAACTAGTATATACATAAACTAATACACAGAGATCCTTAATTCTAGGATCTATTCTATCATGCCGTCAAAGAGAGTATCCtttctaacctgtacccccgcacactgtaccccctcaactaacctgtaccccgcacactgactcggtaccgatgccccctgtatatagcctcgttattgttatgtcattgtgttacttttattattattattattattgtttacattagtttatttgttaaatattttcctaactcttcttgaactgcactgttggtttcaCAGTATGGTCTACACTTGTGTTTTCACACATTTTCACATTTACAATAAATTGAAAGTCCATCCTACCTTCCAGGCCTCCTCCTTCAGGTGAGCCTCGAtgtccctcacctcctccatcagGTCAATGGGTCCGTTGTTGTCAGCACAGCCCTGGTCCAACTGGACTTTCAGGGCTTTGACTCCCCGCCTGCCCTTCTTCTTCTTGCCCCTCTTGGAGGGAGCTCCAGTGGGAGGGATGGGAACAGGCCGCACGCTACTGCTGCTGAATGACTTATTTACCTGGATGGACTCCAGAGACTGAGATCTGGGTCGAACTTGGGCTCCGTCCACCCCCACCACGTTCTTCAGTGGGGCCAGAGCTATGTGTTCAAGCCTTCGTGGCAAAGGCCTCGGTGGAGCTTTCGGCCGCGGAATGCACTGAATAGAGGGGACGAAGTGGTGCGCGAAGGTGCTGCCAACCCCGATGAGAGCAGTCCGGACATAATTCTCATGGATAGCACTTATCTTTCTTTGCTTTCCTTCCATggcctctctctcagctctctgcaTCTGCAGAAGTCTGGCATCACTGATGAAGCCCCGATGGCCCTCTGGGATTGGGTAGCTCTCCTGATAGCCCTGGATCACAATGGTATAGTATGAAATGAATAGCAGAAGTGAAGTAGTCAACATAGTTTCTACAGTGTGTCATATAAAGCTTTTAAGCTAAAGATGTTAtggatgtaggcctactgtatgtctaTGAAACCACAAAATAAACACAGTGatatttttgaaaaacgtttgaaATACTGATGAGCCTTACAAAACTTGAAAACCTGTCCTGGTCATCCTGTTGGTTTAAAGCCATGTTTTGCTTCCTCAAGTTTTCGATGACGCTCCTCATCTGAGAGTTCTCCTTCTGGAGTTTGTCAAACTCGCTTGATTTTCTTCCTCGATAAGCCATTGATAATAAATGTTAACACACTCAAAATAAGAACTTAACCTATCTCTGTGAGAGAACTATCATGATTAAGAAATGTTGCTTGTCAGATGGAACCAGCAATGATATCATGGCAAGGATTCCGTTACattgtgatgtcataatgggGTCTGTTGACAGCACTGAGCACATCAGCACATGGTGAACATTCATGAAAGCTTTTTGATTCCCATATAAAATCATAAATGTGTGATgaatttgtaaatatatatatatatataaactcagcaaaaaataaacgtcccttttttagGACACTGTCTTCcacagataattcgtaaaaatccatgtaacttcacagatcttcattgtaaagggtttaaacactgtttcccatgcttgttcaatgaaccataaacaattattgaacatgcacctgtggaacagtcattaagacactaacagcttacagacggtaggcaattaaggtcacagttatgaaaacttaggacaccaaacaggcctttctactgactctgaaaaacaccaaaagaaagatgcccagggtccctgctcatctgcgtgaacgtgccttaggcatgctgcaaggaggcatgaggactgcagatgtggccagggcaataaattgcaatgtccgtactgtgagacgcctaagacagcgcaacagggagacaggacggacagctgatcatactcgcagtggcagaccacgtgtaacaacacctgcacaggatcggtacatgcaaacatcacacctgcgggacaggtacaggatggcaacaacaactgcccgagttacaccaggaacgcaaaatccctctatcagtgctcagactgtccgcaataggctgtgagaggctggactgagggcttgaaggcctgttgtaaggcaggtcctcaccatacatcaccggcaacagcgtcgcctatgggcacaaacccaccgtcgctggaccagacaagactgccaaaaagtgctcttcattgacgagtcgtgattttgtctcaccaggggtgatggtcagattcacgtttatcgtcgaaggaatgagcgttacaccgaggcctgtactctggagcgggatcaatttggaggtggacggtccgtcgtggtctggggcggtgtgtcacagcatcatatgactgagcttgttgtcattgcaggcagtcTCAACGCTGtgtattacagggaagacatcctcctccctcatgtggtacacttcctgcaggctcatcctgacatgaccctccagcgtgacaatgccaccagccatactgctcgttctgtgcattatttcctacaagacaggaatatcagtgttgTGCCATGGttagcaaagagcccggatctcaatcccattgagcacgtctgggacctgttggatcggagggtgagagctagggccattcccccccagaaatgtccgggaacttgcaggtgccttggtggaagagtggggtaacatctcacagcaagaactggcaaatctggtgcagtccatgacgaggagatgcactgcagtacttaatgcagttggtggccacaccagatactgactgttacttttgatcttgaccccccctttgttcagggacacattattccatttccattattcaatttctgttagtcacatttctgtggaactggttcagtttatgtctcagttgttgaatcttatgttcatacaaatatttacacatgttaagtttgctgaaaataaacgcagttgacaataagaggacgtttctttttttgctgagtttatatatatatatatatatatatataccgtatacagttgaagtcggaagtttacatacaccttagccaaatacatttaaactcagtttttcacaattcctgaaatttaatcctagtaaaaatcccatcttaggttagttaggatcaccactttatgttaagaatgtgaaatgtcagaataatagaagagagattgatttatttcagcttgtatttctttcttcacattcccagtgggtcagaagtgtacatacactcaattagtatttggtagcattgcctttaaattgtttaatttgggtcaaacgtttcgggtagccttccacaagtttcccacaattagtttggtgaattttggcccattcctcctgacagagctggtgtaactgagtcaggtttgtaggcctcgttgctcgctcacgctttttcagttctgccctataggattgaggtcagggctttgtgatggccattccaacaccttgactttgttgcccttaaaccattttgtgtgtgtgttttggagtgtcagtgtagtatgtgtaagtgtatggttagagtccagtgagtgtatatcGAGCCTATGGAAGAGAGTCAGTGCAGAAAATAAGAAcaaatatgaataaaataagggggtcaatgcaaatagtcagggtaaccatttgattaactgttcagcagtgctatggcttaggggtagaagctgttaaggagccttttggcatTCCGGgaccgcttgctgtgcagtagcagagagaacagtctatgacttaggtggctggagcctttgacaatttttaaggccttcctctgacactgcctggtatagagcttgaagaatattgaaacgaataatgggcaaatgttgcacaatccaggtgtggaaagctcttagagactttacccagaaagactcacagctgtaatcgctgccaaaggtgcttgtacaaagtattgactcaagggtgtgaatacttatgtaaattagatatttcagtattaaatgttcaatacatttgcaaacatttcttaatatatgttttcactttttcattatggtgTACTGTGTGTAGCTGGGTGAgagaaaaacatatttaatcaattttgaattcagactgtaacacaacgaaatgtggaataagtcaaggtgtatgaatactttctgaaggcactgtagacaaGGATGGGGGCTTGGGGTTTTGATGGGAAAGGTCTAGGCTTTACAGGGAAGGACCATGGTTAGCAGGGTTGGCCTTCATTCCATTTCAACTCAATTAACTCTGTGTCAAATGCAGTTCATGAGTTCACTCAGTTCAGGAAACAACAATATCATTGAATTGGATTTTCTACGTTTTCAAATGTCCAATTGCTACATTTGCTGAGCTGAGCCAGACTGGAATGGAATCAGAGTTTTGCAGGCagatcacccgtgatacaagtcagtattcgacatccATCCATGGCTGAGGATGTCAGGAtatgacgtggaaaccggccaccaggggcaacagtgagcgctgttacctttaaGTAAGTTTTGGTTTTTCTAGGACATTGTGGATGTggataagcatctgcctctgactcCAAAGGTTTCATGGTTGAATCCAGCGATAGAGTGTCAATTTTGATAGTTTTGTtataagcctatcccaaaccttaaccatttggagttaatgcctaaccttaagatttctgagttaatgcctaaacttaaccctaaccttaaaatccGGAGTTAATCCCTAAAtgtaaccttaaacactttgagatttaacgtttggaacaactttgaaatttgacgtttgagaaacatggatgaacgtctaactcTGATGTGAGACTGAGACCTTGCAGAAATGTTGACACTTGCTGATAGATTTGTGGATCCAGGATCACATGTTGGGGATGTGGCTCCCTCTAGTGGTACTTTTCCATATAgacttacccacactccagggtTTCGACCAGGGTTTTATGTTAATGTCAGCTCTAAAGACTTATGGTGACGGCATCAACAATCTTTGCATCATTCAAGTCtgttgctttgtgagaaggtgttaaagttcacagatagccattgttatgtaaaaAACAGCTGAAAAGAACACAGAGCATTGCCTTGGCCCCAAATGAGAGCAGGGATCCATGGGTAAAATACTGGGGTAAATCCTGTATGTAAATGCCCCATTAGAAGCTGGATGTAGAAACCAATGGTATAAACTCTGGGTGGTCGTGGTTGTGAGGCACCATCTTTTACTTGAGCATTATTTAGGTCACTGTAAACAAGGGCAACAAAGCCCAAATCCTGTGATAAtcaaacaaaacagaaaatacaaCAACCACTGTTGTAATGTGTGGCAGAAAGAAGCATACATTATTTTTGTCCCCACTAGTGACTACCCTTTTCCACTTGTGCTCTAACTagctatccccctttccctttctttaAATATTCTCAtgaatggatttcacatgaattcTTGGTTATTCCCATCTATGCAAATGGTATGTCTGGCATCTAGTGGTGTTTTGCAGTATGACTGGAGTCCTGTCTAtctctaacatgctgaccagaccagttgcaaaataaatgaacacatacatgttattcaatcattgcacgtGCGCAAGCATCTGCTTAgccaggtgctaaaatagaacttggttctatttgtgacactgGATGCGCTTCAAGTCCTGTAtcttccatctcctcatttgtttttaggagcatatatcaaatcaaatttcaaatcaaatttatttataaagcccttcttacatcagctgatatctcaaagcgctgtacagaaacccagcctaaaaccccaaacagcaagcaatgcaggtgtagaagcacggtggctaggaacaactccctagaaaggccagaacctaggaagaaacctagagaggaaccaggctatgaggggtggccagtcctcttctggctgtgccgggtggagattataacagaacatggccaagatgttcaaagatgaccagcagggtcaaataataataatcacagtggttgtcgagggtgcaacaggtcagaacctcaggagtaaatgtcagttggcttttcatagccgatcattcagagtatctctaccgctcctgctgtctctggagatttgaaaacagcaggtctgggacaggtagcacgtccggtgaacagatcagggttccatagccgcaggcagaacagttgaaactggagcagcagcacagccaggtggactggggacagaaaGGAGTCATAAGgcaaggtagtcctgaggcatggtcctagggctcaggtcctccgagagagagagaaagagagagagagagagagagagagagagaaagagaaaggagagagaaagagagagagagagagaaaagagagagagaaagagagagagagagagagagagaaagagagaaagagagaaagagggagaaagagagagagcgaaagagagaaagagagagagagaaagagagagagagagagagaaagaaagagaaagaaagagagagagagaaagaaagaaagaattagagagagcatacttaaattcacacaggacaccggataagacaggagaaatactccagatataacagactgaccctagctccccgacacataaactactgcagcataaatactggaggctgagacaggagag
This genomic interval carries:
- the LOC106586298 gene encoding uncharacterized protein, which produces MAYRGRKSSEFDKLQKENSQMRSVIENLRKQNMALNQQDDQDRFSSFGYQESYPIPEGHRGFISDARLLQMQRAEREAMEGKQRKISAIHENYVRTALIGVGSTFAHHFVPSIQCIPRPKAPPRPLPRRLEHIALAPLKNVVGVDGAQVRPRSQSLESIQVNKSFSSSSVRPVPIPPTGAPSKRGKKKKGRRGVKALKVQLDQGCADNNGPIDLMEEVRDIEAHLKEEAWKVVHEVKAMGRRSFGSAMSMGEIATSSLGSLSSVDMNTPAELRDYLDVGTPVKSRDSPPRPAPPPYQAQEQTASAYKVP